From one Thermatribacter velox genomic stretch:
- the yidD gene encoding membrane protein insertion efficiency factor YidD, whose protein sequence is MDRKLLLVFDRLIVFYQQFVSPLFPPSCRFEPTCSEYARQAVQKYGLGKGLWLAFKRVIRCHPYSAGGYDPVP, encoded by the coding sequence ATGGATCGTAAACTTCTGCTGGTTTTTGATCGGTTGATTGTTTTTTATCAGCAATTTGTTTCACCTCTTTTTCCTCCCAGCTGCCGTTTTGAACCTACCTGTTCTGAATATGCTCGTCAAGCGGTTCAAAAATACGGTTTGGGAAAAGGATTGTGGTTGGCTTTTAAAAGGGTTATCCGCTGCCACCCTTACTCGGCTGGAGGATATGATCCAGTGCCTTAA
- the rnpA gene encoding ribonuclease P protein component, whose amino-acid sequence METLRKKKDFDRVFCEGRKVDLPPIRMWFLQKESGSLRVCFVGRSKKAVRRNRIRRRLREAFRQYFYDRFREKPVDVIFFSDERLLSEDFKTIVEKMARLLDENLCGQGELL is encoded by the coding sequence ATGGAAACACTGAGGAAGAAAAAGGACTTTGACCGGGTTTTCTGTGAGGGCAGAAAGGTGGATTTGCCACCCATCCGGATGTGGTTTCTCCAAAAAGAGAGTGGGTCTTTGCGAGTATGCTTTGTGGGTAGGAGCAAGAAAGCAGTGCGTCGAAACCGCATTAGGAGAAGGCTTAGGGAAGCTTTCCGGCAGTACTTTTATGATCGTTTTCGAGAAAAGCCAGTGGATGTAATTTTTTTTAGTGATGAACGGCTTCTTAGTGAGGATTTTAAAACCATAGTAGAAAAGATGGCGAGGTTGCTCGACGAAAACCTTTGTGGACAAGGAGAATTGCTGTAA
- the rsmG gene encoding 16S rRNA (guanine(527)-N(7))-methyltransferase RsmG has translation MKILKVPAEKEAIDKTMEFVEYFHLVNQNLNLSAHKNREAILINLVIDSLTLLAVESFAKSQLGKAIDVGSGGGIPGIPLAIFRPETHFVLLESKNKKCLFLEEVIAKLNLSNVSVICARAEDVAREKPLRENFDTVLSKALAPLNVALEITIPFLKTGKSAFFYKGPRYFQELKDAEGALNILGCKLRRTWEIDAPWAERKSYLIEIEKHMSTPSHLPRKAGLPQKKPLS, from the coding sequence TTGAAAATTTTAAAAGTACCCGCAGAGAAAGAAGCAATAGATAAGACCATGGAATTCGTAGAATACTTCCATCTGGTCAACCAAAACCTTAACCTTTCGGCGCATAAAAACAGAGAAGCTATACTGATCAATTTGGTTATTGATTCACTAACTCTTCTCGCTGTGGAATCCTTCGCAAAATCCCAGCTGGGCAAAGCCATAGATGTTGGAAGTGGTGGTGGTATTCCAGGTATTCCTCTGGCCATTTTTAGGCCTGAAACCCACTTTGTACTTCTTGAGAGTAAAAACAAAAAATGCCTGTTTCTGGAAGAAGTAATTGCTAAACTAAATCTGAGTAATGTCAGCGTGATATGTGCCCGAGCTGAAGATGTTGCCAGAGAAAAACCTCTGCGAGAAAATTTTGATACCGTGTTGAGTAAAGCTTTAGCCCCCTTAAATGTCGCACTGGAAATAACCATCCCTTTCCTGAAAACTGGCAAATCAGCCTTTTTTTACAAAGGGCCTCGCTACTTCCAGGAACTAAAAGATGCAGAAGGAGCTCTTAACATTCTGGGATGCAAGCTCAGAAGAACCTGGGAGATAGATGCGCCCTGGGCAGAGAGAAAAAGTTATTTAATCGAAATAGAAAAACACATGTCTACGCCTTCCCATTTGCCTCGTAAAGCTGGTCTTCCTCAGAAAAAACCACTTTCTTGA
- a CDS encoding asparagine synthase-related protein has translation MAGIAGIFASNQHEKVEQMLDLIGYRGPAGRKVVALPGATLGVVYNTVQKEAREILEKENKAIDWRGPDQFAVAALEDGSPLLERDFLGVAPLYYAYDAQGNLCFASEFKALRQLSDEVKELPCGSRFEKGEIKSYFELEEKPFLKSDAKEISGKLRTLLEDSIAKRLSGVREAGSWLSGGLDSSTIAALLSNTVDKLYTFAAGFPGAEDLEYARVVAEHIGSQHQEVVITLEDAIKILPEVIYHLESFDALLVRSSITNYAVSKVVAEHVPVVFSGEGGDELFAGYDYLKNIPKEGLTTELIDITARLHNTALQRVDRSAAAHGLLVHVPFVDRDVVSFALSIPPEYKINDGVEKWILRKAVEDALPDKVLWRRKAKFWQGAGVEELIANYAEERITDSDFVRERNLPNGWVLRSKEELFYYRIFKEHFGERMDLDWMGRSKLV, from the coding sequence GTGGCTGGTATTGCAGGTATTTTTGCATCAAATCAGCATGAAAAGGTAGAACAAATGCTTGACCTCATTGGGTATCGTGGTCCGGCTGGTAGAAAAGTGGTTGCATTGCCAGGAGCTACTCTGGGAGTGGTTTACAATACCGTGCAGAAGGAAGCGCGGGAGATTCTTGAAAAAGAAAATAAAGCAATTGATTGGAGAGGACCAGATCAGTTTGCCGTTGCTGCACTTGAGGATGGCTCACCACTTCTTGAGCGTGACTTTCTGGGGGTAGCTCCCCTTTATTATGCTTATGATGCCCAAGGTAACCTCTGCTTTGCGTCCGAGTTCAAAGCTCTGCGCCAGCTGAGTGACGAGGTTAAAGAACTGCCTTGTGGTAGCCGTTTTGAGAAAGGAGAAATCAAAAGTTATTTTGAACTTGAAGAAAAACCTTTTCTCAAGAGTGACGCTAAAGAGATATCTGGAAAGTTGCGCACGCTTCTTGAGGACTCAATTGCTAAAAGACTTAGTGGTGTAAGAGAGGCTGGTTCCTGGCTTTCGGGAGGGCTTGATTCAAGCACTATAGCTGCCTTGCTCAGCAATACAGTGGATAAACTTTATACTTTTGCAGCAGGTTTTCCCGGTGCTGAAGACCTTGAATATGCCAGGGTGGTGGCTGAGCACATTGGTTCTCAACATCAGGAAGTGGTTATCACTCTTGAAGACGCGATTAAAATTTTACCCGAAGTGATTTATCACCTCGAGTCCTTCGATGCTCTTCTGGTGCGCTCCAGCATAACCAACTACGCGGTGTCAAAGGTAGTGGCTGAACATGTCCCTGTGGTTTTCTCAGGAGAAGGAGGAGACGAGCTTTTTGCAGGCTACGATTATCTTAAAAATATTCCTAAGGAAGGATTGACTACTGAGCTTATCGACATTACTGCCCGACTTCACAACACTGCTTTGCAGAGGGTAGACCGCAGCGCTGCGGCTCACGGACTGCTGGTCCATGTTCCTTTTGTTGACCGAGACGTAGTTTCCTTTGCGCTTTCTATTCCTCCTGAATACAAAATCAATGACGGGGTAGAAAAGTGGATTTTGAGAAAAGCGGTGGAAGATGCACTGCCAGATAAGGTGCTCTGGCGCAGAAAAGCCAAATTCTGGCAGGGAGCTGGTGTAGAAGAACTTATTGCCAATTACGCTGAAGAAAGAATAACCGATTCGGACTTTGTAAGAGAGCGAAACTTGCCCAATGGCTGGGTTCTCCGAAGTAAAGAAGAGCTTTTCTATTACCGAATTTTTAAAGAACATTTTGGTGAAAGGATGGACCTTGACTGGATGGGGAGAAGTAAACTGGTTTAG
- the mnmE gene encoding tRNA uridine-5-carboxymethylaminomethyl(34) synthesis GTPase MnmE, with protein MNRQSNFCVSEDTIAAIATPSGMGAIGIVRMSGPRAIPIAASIFKTHCGKRLEELQAFHFYLGRIVDPGSREVLDEAFIVIMRAPRSYTREDVVEFQVHGGPLILRKVLELCLRYGARLARPGEFTLRAFLNGRMDLAQAEAVAQMVQARSEKALSAFYRSLSGQLSQKVKGWQDRLLLCQAYIQAFCDFADAVEDSIEELIWKELETLEKELAEEVQKSERFAIFQNGILVVIAGKPNVGKSSLFNLICGEERAIVTPIPGTTRDVLEVSLTIDGVPFRFVDTAGFRNSQDVIERIGLQKAEEFLEKADLVVLVFDMGQPFGEEDFSLVKKLAHKRRILVLNKSDLSPQISKEDLNKLCPGEEVLEISVLQRKGIEKLFERLVNVAQLNVDLEETPLLVTQRQREILEEALRIVQEARETLKQGLSIDVVGILLEEGLQTLRRFTGEDVDQKLLDAIFSNFCIGK; from the coding sequence GTGAACAGGCAAAGTAATTTCTGTGTTAGTGAAGATACTATTGCTGCCATAGCAACACCCTCTGGTATGGGGGCCATTGGCATTGTCAGGATGAGTGGCCCCCGGGCAATTCCCATAGCTGCCTCTATTTTCAAGACTCACTGTGGAAAAAGACTTGAGGAGTTGCAAGCCTTTCATTTTTATCTTGGCAGAATCGTAGACCCCGGGAGTCGGGAAGTTCTGGATGAAGCCTTTATAGTTATCATGCGTGCTCCTCGCAGTTACACCCGCGAAGATGTGGTTGAGTTTCAGGTTCATGGAGGGCCTTTGATTCTGCGCAAGGTACTCGAGCTTTGTCTTCGTTACGGGGCGCGACTTGCTCGTCCTGGTGAGTTTACTCTGCGCGCGTTTTTAAATGGCCGGATGGATCTTGCTCAAGCTGAAGCAGTGGCCCAAATGGTGCAAGCACGCTCTGAAAAGGCTCTTTCTGCTTTTTATCGCAGCTTGAGTGGTCAACTCAGTCAGAAGGTCAAGGGCTGGCAAGACAGGCTTTTGTTATGTCAAGCGTATATTCAAGCCTTTTGCGATTTTGCAGACGCTGTTGAAGATTCAATCGAAGAGCTGATTTGGAAAGAACTTGAAACCCTTGAGAAAGAACTTGCTGAAGAAGTGCAGAAAAGCGAGCGTTTTGCCATCTTTCAAAACGGAATTCTGGTGGTCATTGCAGGTAAACCAAACGTGGGAAAATCCAGCCTCTTCAACCTGATATGCGGTGAGGAACGGGCCATTGTAACCCCCATTCCGGGAACTACTCGTGATGTTCTCGAAGTTTCTCTGACCATAGATGGAGTGCCTTTTCGCTTTGTGGATACGGCAGGTTTCAGAAATTCACAAGACGTAATAGAAAGAATTGGTTTACAAAAAGCCGAAGAGTTTCTTGAAAAGGCGGACCTTGTGGTGTTGGTTTTCGATATGGGCCAACCTTTTGGGGAGGAAGATTTCTCGCTCGTTAAAAAACTTGCTCATAAACGGCGTATTCTGGTCTTGAATAAAAGCGATTTGTCACCTCAAATTAGCAAAGAGGATTTGAACAAACTGTGTCCTGGAGAGGAAGTCCTCGAAATTTCGGTTTTGCAGCGCAAAGGAATAGAAAAATTGTTTGAAAGGCTGGTTAACGTTGCACAACTTAATGTGGACCTTGAAGAAACTCCTCTATTGGTTACCCAGAGACAGCGTGAAATTCTTGAGGAAGCTTTGAGAATAGTTCAGGAAGCCAGGGAGACCCTGAAACAGGGCTTATCGATAGACGTAGTGGGTATTCTCCTCGAAGAGGGGTTGCAAACTCTCCGCAGGTTTACCGGAGAAGACGTCGATCAGAAACTTCTGGATGCGATTTTTTCGAACTTCTGTATTGGGAAATAA
- the rpmH gene encoding 50S ribosomal protein L34, whose amino-acid sequence MKRTYQPHNLPRKRTHGFRARMKTKAGQEVLRRRRKKGRKRLTV is encoded by the coding sequence AGAACTTATCAACCTCACAACTTGCCAAGAAAAAGAACTCATGGCTTCAGGGCTCGCATGAAGACAAAGGCGGGACAGGAGGTGCTCAGGAGGAGAAGAAAGAAGGGTCGTAAACGCCTTACTGTTTAA
- a CDS encoding efflux RND transporter periplasmic adaptor subunit, producing MSKKVKVPIIITVIILAILLITFRFLRDKESPEVVSQELPTVKVERGSIEEVVSELGTLEPWDEIGLTPETGGEVAQILVEVGQRVKKGDPLLVFDTSDLEISLKKAQAQYKAAQAELEKALKKPEEVELKQAEAAYQQALVTYEEAKDTYEKNQKLFDTGAISLETLKESERNLRLAEANLEVAKAELADTKEGTPPEDIAILQSQLEQIQTDIEVIEKDIQDATVVAPIESTVLSIEIEEGERATDETVLMVLGNVSLMRAVTYINEVDIPKVKIGQKVRISVDAFPDQTFWGEVAEIGLNGVVQENVVTYPVKIKIPNPEGLLFSGMTVEADIIIEAHQDTLLLPTEAVEERDGEYLVFVMGEDGKPQPRKVKVGLQNESQVEIVEGLQEGDEVLLGVSGMVSPSAGGERPRMFIGGPPPGR from the coding sequence ATGTCAAAAAAAGTTAAGGTTCCTATTATCATTACAGTGATTATTCTGGCGATTCTCCTTATCACCTTCCGCTTTTTGAGGGATAAGGAAAGTCCGGAGGTTGTGAGCCAGGAATTGCCTACCGTGAAAGTGGAACGGGGTTCCATTGAAGAAGTGGTTTCAGAGCTGGGTACTCTGGAGCCCTGGGATGAAATAGGGCTGACACCTGAGACAGGTGGTGAGGTAGCCCAGATTCTGGTTGAAGTGGGGCAGAGGGTTAAAAAAGGCGACCCGCTGCTGGTTTTTGACACTTCAGATTTGGAGATTTCTTTGAAGAAAGCGCAGGCTCAGTACAAAGCCGCGCAAGCCGAGTTGGAAAAAGCACTTAAAAAACCCGAAGAAGTAGAATTGAAGCAAGCAGAAGCCGCCTACCAACAGGCTCTGGTCACTTACGAGGAAGCAAAAGATACTTACGAGAAGAATCAAAAGTTGTTTGACACTGGTGCCATTTCTCTGGAGACCTTGAAAGAGAGCGAGCGTAACCTGCGGCTTGCTGAAGCCAACCTGGAAGTAGCCAAGGCTGAGCTTGCGGATACCAAGGAGGGCACTCCTCCTGAAGACATTGCCATATTGCAATCCCAGCTGGAACAAATCCAAACCGATATCGAGGTTATCGAAAAAGATATTCAGGATGCTACTGTGGTAGCGCCCATTGAGAGCACAGTTCTCTCCATTGAGATAGAAGAAGGAGAAAGAGCAACTGATGAAACGGTGCTCATGGTTTTGGGTAACGTTTCCCTGATGCGGGCGGTAACCTACATTAACGAAGTAGATATTCCCAAGGTGAAAATTGGCCAAAAGGTGCGTATTTCAGTTGATGCTTTTCCTGACCAAACCTTTTGGGGAGAGGTTGCTGAAATTGGTTTGAATGGGGTGGTTCAGGAAAACGTGGTTACTTATCCGGTGAAGATTAAAATACCCAATCCCGAGGGCCTGCTTTTTTCAGGGATGACCGTTGAGGCAGATATTATTATCGAGGCGCACCAAGACACTCTGCTTTTACCGACTGAAGCGGTGGAAGAAAGAGATGGTGAATATCTGGTTTTTGTGATGGGCGAAGATGGAAAGCCTCAACCCAGAAAGGTTAAGGTGGGCTTACAGAACGAATCCCAGGTAGAGATAGTCGAGGGCTTGCAGGAAGGAGATGAGGTCTTACTGGGAGTTTCTGGAATGGTTAGCCCGAGCGCAGGTGGAGAGAGACCTCGGATGTTCATCGGAGGTCCTCCACCAGGGAGGTAA
- a CDS encoding tRNA (adenine-N1)-methyltransferase, translating to MEGEYEVCIREGERVYLLLEDGKDYLIRVEKDKVFGTHLGGIAFNEIIGKRFGELVLTTSGRKAFLLQPGIVDNLFHMKRRTQIVYPKDLGFIVLMLDVKEGDRVIDVGLGSGAMCGALARLVGDGGKVYAYERREEFIKVAVENLSIWGVLERVEIKNKDIKDGFEEENIDALFLDVPQPWDYLEVCWRALRGGGRIGIVSPTTPQVVAVLEKLKTLPFIQVEVWESLFRKYKPNPIAFRPYDRMVAHTTYMIFARKVFSENP from the coding sequence TTGGAGGGAGAATACGAAGTGTGCATTCGAGAAGGTGAAAGAGTGTACCTCCTTTTAGAAGATGGTAAGGATTACCTGATACGCGTTGAGAAGGACAAGGTTTTCGGCACTCACCTGGGAGGGATAGCTTTCAACGAAATTATTGGCAAAAGATTTGGAGAGCTGGTGCTTACTACTTCTGGCAGAAAAGCTTTTTTGCTCCAACCTGGCATCGTCGATAACCTGTTTCACATGAAGCGCCGGACTCAGATTGTTTACCCTAAAGACCTGGGTTTCATCGTGCTCATGCTCGACGTGAAAGAGGGAGATCGAGTAATCGATGTAGGATTAGGAAGTGGTGCGATGTGCGGAGCGCTGGCCAGGCTGGTGGGCGATGGGGGTAAAGTTTATGCTTACGAAAGGCGCGAGGAGTTTATCAAGGTTGCAGTGGAAAATCTTAGCATCTGGGGTGTTCTGGAGCGGGTGGAAATTAAAAATAAAGATATTAAAGATGGTTTTGAAGAGGAAAACATCGATGCTCTCTTTCTGGATGTTCCGCAACCCTGGGACTATCTGGAAGTTTGTTGGAGAGCGCTTCGAGGGGGCGGTAGAATTGGTATTGTTTCTCCGACTACTCCTCAAGTAGTAGCCGTACTTGAAAAATTGAAAACACTACCCTTTATACAGGTGGAAGTTTGGGAAAGCCTCTTCAGGAAGTACAAACCCAATCCAATAGCTTTCAGGCCTTACGATAGAATGGTTGCTCACACTACCTACATGATTTTTGCTCGCAAGGTGTTTTCAGAGAATCCCTAA
- the jag gene encoding RNA-binding cell elongation regulator Jag/EloR: MRRSVEVSGKSIEEILERAANYFEIPKEKLEYEVISEGKGILSILAPRALKVRVWIKEDNETGSSEERPVDESEEKNNQEPKAIAEEPEHSEPSKVDHLLLDRARTEIETFMTGLFEKMKVNVSAEVVANKDKLLVSIDGEDSGLLIGKKGETLEAFELLSKMYLIRKGLREVPVEVDVANYKKRREEALRKLANRLAKKVIQTGKRIKLEPMLNRERRIIHVALKGHPQVTTYSIGQEPERRVVIDLKERSKAKNSRKKSSRRNKKREQAK, encoded by the coding sequence GTGAGAAGAAGCGTTGAGGTGTCTGGAAAAAGCATTGAGGAAATTTTAGAAAGAGCTGCTAACTATTTTGAGATTCCCAAAGAAAAACTGGAATACGAAGTAATTTCTGAAGGTAAAGGTATTTTGAGCATTCTTGCTCCCAGGGCTTTAAAAGTCCGGGTGTGGATTAAAGAAGACAACGAGACTGGCTCTTCTGAAGAGCGGCCCGTAGACGAATCTGAGGAGAAAAACAATCAAGAGCCAAAGGCAATCGCCGAGGAACCTGAACATTCTGAACCATCTAAAGTAGACCACTTGCTGCTTGACAGGGCAAGGACCGAGATTGAGACATTCATGACCGGGCTTTTTGAGAAGATGAAGGTTAATGTTTCTGCTGAAGTAGTGGCTAACAAGGATAAGTTGCTGGTATCAATCGATGGGGAGGACTCCGGGCTTTTAATCGGTAAAAAAGGAGAAACTCTGGAAGCTTTTGAGCTTCTTTCCAAAATGTATCTCATCAGAAAGGGTCTTAGAGAGGTTCCTGTTGAAGTTGATGTGGCTAATTATAAAAAAAGAAGAGAAGAAGCATTGCGCAAGCTGGCCAACCGTTTGGCGAAAAAGGTAATTCAAACGGGAAAAAGGATAAAACTGGAACCCATGTTAAACCGGGAAAGACGTATTATTCACGTGGCTCTCAAAGGCCATCCTCAGGTTACTACCTACAGCATAGGCCAAGAACCGGAAAGACGCGTGGTCATTGACCTTAAGGAACGCTCCAAGGCTAAAAATAGCCGCAAGAAGTCTTCTCGTCGCAACAAAAAACGTGAACAGGCAAAGTAA
- a CDS encoding YidC/Oxa1 family membrane protein insertase yields the protein MWSQIWDGLAQGMEFILRFFYNLTGNYGVSIILLTVVIRLALYPVIHKQNLSTKAMQEIQPEVKKLQEKYKKDPQKLNQEIMRLYKEKGVNPLGGCLPLLIQLPFLFVLYRVLVTYDYGQGFLWLPNLSQRDPYYILPLAMGATTFWQQKIATPAMGGEASQQNLLMMVFMPLFLVFISWSLPSGVLLYWFVSNLFYIFQQYMVELQVRKTRALASGSLPSIQENSSSRSGVSKKGGKKREKKR from the coding sequence ATGTGGTCGCAGATCTGGGATGGTTTGGCTCAAGGAATGGAGTTTATACTCCGTTTCTTTTACAATCTTACCGGTAATTATGGGGTTTCTATCATTTTGCTAACTGTGGTAATCAGGCTGGCTTTGTACCCAGTTATTCATAAACAGAACCTTTCTACTAAAGCGATGCAGGAGATCCAGCCTGAAGTAAAGAAGTTACAGGAAAAGTACAAAAAAGACCCCCAAAAGCTCAACCAGGAAATCATGCGCCTTTACAAGGAAAAAGGGGTTAACCCACTTGGTGGGTGCTTACCCTTACTAATTCAACTCCCTTTTCTGTTCGTTCTCTATCGGGTTCTGGTTACCTACGATTATGGACAGGGATTTTTGTGGCTTCCCAATCTTTCTCAAAGAGACCCCTATTACATTTTGCCACTGGCTATGGGTGCTACGACTTTCTGGCAACAAAAGATTGCAACGCCGGCTATGGGTGGAGAAGCTTCTCAGCAGAACCTGCTCATGATGGTGTTTATGCCTCTTTTCCTGGTATTCATTAGCTGGAGCCTGCCTTCAGGCGTTTTGCTTTACTGGTTTGTTTCCAATCTTTTTTATATTTTCCAGCAATATATGGTTGAACTGCAGGTTCGTAAGACCCGTGCACTCGCTTCGGGAAGCTTACCATCTATCCAGGAAAATTCTTCCTCTCGTTCTGGGGTTTCCAAAAAAGGGGGAAAAAAGCGTGAGAAGAAGCGTTGA